From Oligoflexia bacterium:
TTTAAATGGGCTCCGGTAGAAGCGGCACAATATTACCGACTTAAAATTTATAAAGTTGAAAATGGGCAAACCGATGTGCGTTCACTTGCGAGCACCTCGCAACCCATTATTGATGCACCTCACATCGATTCACCCGAGTACTCAACAGGAAAACTTCCGCCTGGCAAATACATCGCTGTGATTGAAGCGCGCGAAAGTGATGAAACCGTTGCTCCAACAACTGAATATCAATTTGATGTAAAAAATATGAAACCCATTGATTTTGACCGCTTTGATTTTACGGCCAGATACACCGTGACTCCGATTGATTATTCAAGCACCATGCGTGAGATTTCTTCAGCCAACAATAAGTCATCGACTATTGGTGGGAATATGCTCCTCGAAGGACACTTGTGGTTTCCCGATTCGCGCTGGGGTGTCAAAGCTGGTGGAGTCTGGGGTGGATTTTCAATCAATAATACAAACATAACTTATAATGATTTAAATTTAGCAGCTTCTTATAAATTTTCAGGAAGCAACAAAGGTCTTATGACAACAATAAGACCGTATGTAGGTGGTCGTTTATGGACTATCCCTATTATTTCTCGCGCACTCATCACAGCACCAATGCAAGTCTACACTCCAACTTTATACGGCCCGGTGGGTGGAGTCGATATTACAAAGCCACTTAACGACACGTGGGCACTTACTGGACGGATGCAAGTTTCTGTACCACTTGGCAATTCTGCTATAGGCGGTGGCGGCTCTGCTGGATTTATCAAAGTAGATCCCGAAGTAAGTTCTAAAACAGAATTTGGTGCGAAATATGGATTTAAAGGAAACATGCGACTCCTTGCCATGGCTGGATTTCAACAAGATGTCATCCGATGGACTCCAAATGCGGGTTCACGAACTCAGAAATCCGAAGTTAATATGAGCTCACCTACATTTTCTATAGGCATTGAAGCCACAGATGACGGCGGAATGTTTAGAAGTTCAGAAAATACTGTGCGAGAAGATAAATTTTCTAACTTTGATCTCACATTTCGCTACAGCCTAACACCCGCCTCTTATTCAAGTAAACTTCAAGAAAATAACAGTCAATCAACAAGCTTTAGCGGTGAAACAAGCGGCCTAGCCGATATCGATGCGACTGGATGGTTTCACGGATCAAATCATGCCCTACGTGCAATTGCAGGTTGGGGTGGTTTCACTTATAAAAATTCAACGGTGAGTTATCCTGAGTTCATGTTGCAATGGGGATATCGCCCGCAAATTAAAACTCCAAAAGGATCAATTTACATTAAGAATTTTTTTGGTCTTCGTTCGTGGCAAGTCCCCGTCTTGGCATATGATCAAGCAACGACTCAGTTTTACTCTAGAGCCCCACAATTATTGGGCCCGGCAAATACATTCCAAGTATTTCAAAAATTTAGCCAAGTATGGACAATGCGCTTGGGCGCAGAACTTTCAGCTCCAATTGTTGCAGCTAATAAACAAGCAGACATTGATCGAATTTTACCAGGGGCCATGAGTCACAAGCTTGATGTAGCTTTTATTCGAGAGTTTTCTGAAGATTTCTCAGTTGGTGGTGGGTTTGGTTATAAAGAAGACCAGATTCAATACATTCCAACAACGAGTCAGTCCGGAACACCAAGTGCTGAAAGATCTTCTCGCGCAGTGCTTACCACACCCGCTTATTCTGTATTTGGGGTCTATACTTTTTAACCGCGCTTATTCATCAAGTTAAGTGCTGAGCCCGCTTTAAACCATTCGATTTGCTCATTACTAAATGAATGTTTAAGTGAGATTTTTTCTTCGCTACCATTTGCATGACTAAGAACCATATCTAGATTTTTACCTGGAGCGAATTTATCAAGACCTACAATACTCACTTTGTCGCCATCGAGAACCTTATCGTAATCAATTGGATTTACAAACGTTAGAGCAAGTAGACCTTGTTTTTTCAAATTTGTTTCATGAATTCTTGCAAAACTTTTTACAATGACTGCAGCGGCTGATAAAAATCGAGGTGACATTGCAGCATGTTCACGGCTACTGCCTTCACCATAATTCTCATCCCCGATAACTACCCAACGTAATCCATTGGCTTTGTAATTTCGAGCCACTTTTGGAATAGGTAAACTCTTTGCCCCCGTTTGAGAATCAGTGGCTTTACCGATTTCATCTGTGAAAGCATTTGTTGCACCTAAAAACATATTATCGCTGATGTTGTTAAGGTGGCCTCGAAATTTAAGCCATGGCCCGGCTGCAGAAATATGATCGGTAGTGCATTTACCCTTTGCTTTAAGTAAAATTGGAAGTTTGACAAAATCTTTTCCATCCCAAGGCTTGAAGGGCTCCAAAAGTTGAAGACGATCACTTTTTGAATCAACTTTCACCTGCACAAGATCTGGATTCTCTGCTGGAGCAAGATAACCCAAATCACCCGTTGCATAACCTTGAGCTGGGAGATCATCAGCATAGGGAGGTGTAAATTTGATATTTCCGTGTGGTGTTGTGAGTTCATCGGTTAACGGATTAAACGAAAGTGAACCCGCTAAACCCAAAGCCATAACGATATCTGGGCTTGCCAGAAATGATAGTGTTTCAGGATTACTGTCGTTACGACCTCGAAAATTTCTATTAAAAGAACTAATAATTGAATTTTTAGTCCCTTCTTTTACATCATCGCGTTTCCACTGACCAATACAAGGGCCACATGCATTGGCTAACACTGTTGCACCAACATCATTGAGCACCTTCATTTGACCATCACGCTTAATTGTTAAATGAATTTGTTCAGAACCAGGTGATACCAAAAATGGTTGTGGCATTTTCACGCCATGCTCGAAAGCTTGTTTGGCAATATGGGCCACGCGCCCGATATCTTCATATGAAGAGTTTGTGCAGCTGCCAATAAGTGCTGCAGAAAGTTTATCTGGATATTCTTTTTCTTTAATCTCTTGTTTAAATTTTGAAATAGGTCTTGCCACATCAGGTGAGTGAGGGCCCACAACATAAGGCTCAAGTTTAGAAAGATCAATCTCAACAACTTTGTCGTAATATTTCTCAGGACTTTTTTCGACTTCACTATCAGCTCTTAAGTGCTGTGAGTATTTATTTGCAAGATCAGCAATCTTATCTCTGTTTGTGATTTTCAGATAATCAACCATGCGTTTATCAAATGGGAAGAGCGAAGTTGTCGCACCAAGTTCTGCACCCATATTTGTTATAGTGCCTTTACCTGTGCAACTAATGGCGGAAACACCTTCGCCAAAATATTCTACGATTTGATCTGTTCCACCCTTGGTGGTGAGAAGGCCACAGAGATATAAAATTACATCTTTTGGTGAAGTCCAGCCATTGAGTTTGCCTTTAAGATGAATACCGATAAGTTTTGGCATTTTAACTTCCCAAGCTAGGCCCGCCATAACATCTGCAGCATCAGATCCGCCGACACCAATAGCGATCATACCTAAACCACCAGCATTGGGTGTGTGTGAGTCTGTTCCGATCATTAATCCACCAGGAAATGCATAGTTTTCTAAAACAACTTGATGAATAATTCCGGCACCTGGTTTCCAAAAACCCAAACCATATTTGGTACAAACTGATTGTAAGAAATCATAAACTTCAGAATTCGTTTGAAGTGCTGTTTTTGTATCATCACTTGAACCGCGCCGTGCTTGAATTAAATGATCGCAGTGAACGGTTGCAGGAACCGCAGTTTGCTTTCGCCCTGATTGCATGAATTGCAAAAGCGCCATTTGTGCTGTGGCATCTTGCATCGCAACACGATCAGGTCTCAGAAGTACAAAGCTTTTTCCACGAACCATTTCTTGATCAAAATTATCTAAATGACTAAAGAGAATTTTTTCAGCATAAGTGAGAGCACTTTTACCTAACTTTTTTTTCGCCGCGGAAAGTTTTTCTTCCATTGAAGAGTAGAGTTTCTCAACATGTTCGGGTGTGGTTTCAATATTGACTTTCACGACGCGCTGCTCCTTTATAAAATATCTTTGTTACACTAGAAGAGTAGCACTGCAGGCTGATGTGCTCAAGTGTTTCGCAACATGAATTTTGAATTCCAAAGATTACCGCAAGATATCTTACTAAATTGACAAATGTAGGGAAGATCGAAAGAATTTCGTTATGGCCAAACTGCTTTTAGCCACGCTGTTGGTTTGCATTGGATGTGGTGTTATAAATTATTCAGTAAATGGAATCGTAGGTTCAAGGCTTATTACCGCCGATGTCGTAAATCATCGAGTTCTTATCTGGAATAAAATCCCCAATTCAACTAATCAAGCTGCTGATTTAGTACTTGGTCAACCCGATTTTACAGCTAATGTTATCAACAATACTCCCGATGCACCCGGGACAATAAGCGCATATAGCATACGACACCCTCAAGGAATTTCAGACACAGGAGATAAACTTATTATCGCCGATCAACTTAATAATAGGATTACCATTTGGAATACATTTCCCACGCGAAATCACCAGCCCGCTGACATTGTTTTAGGTCAACCAACGATGACCACTGGTAATGCCAATATTGGAGGCCGTTCTGCTCGCACACTGAGTAATGTCATACAACTTGCCTATGATGGAACTCATCTGATGGTTGCAGATCAGGTCAATCGACGACTTTTGATTTGGAATTCTTTGCCCACAGTTGATCAACAAGCCGCAGATCTTGTAAGATGCGCATTCGTCTCGAGCGTCGCAAGTACTGGCAAAAAAATGCTTATAACTGACAAAAATCAAAATCGAGTTATGATTTGGAATACATTTCCTACAGTATCCGGTCAAGCTGCAGATATTGTGTAGGGACAACCTGATTTTACAACGGCTGTTGTTAATAATACACCTGGCGCTGCAGGCACCGTGAGCGCACAAAGTCTCAGTGCTCCTGAAAGTCTTTCAATTATTGGAGAACGTCTTTTTGTATCAGATACAGGCAATAACAGAGTCTTGGTATGGAACACAATTCCCACACAAACTCAACAAGCCGCAGACTATGTTATAGGTCAGCTAAACATGACCACAGGAACAGCTAATGGCCCAGGCTTAAGCGGTTTAAGTTTTTCTTCTCCCATAGGAATTTATTACGGTGCAGGCAGACTTTTTATTAATGATTGCTTAAATCAACGCACACTGGGTTGGAGTTCATTGCCCACTCAAACGGGTGTGTCAGCTGATTTAGTTTTAGGCCAGAGATCTCTTAGTACCAGCGCAACACAACCAGTTGATGCAACTTCTAACCCCTGTGCGACGGGAATTTCTGGTAATTTTCATTTGCCTGGGACTAAAAGGCCTGAGGGGTACTGATTGACCACTGAATCAACGATGCTGGAGAATAATCAACCTGGTTTTTGATCTGTTTGACTTGCTTCACCGACGCCATAATATGTCGCAGCGGAATGATGAAACACAATAGCTGAAACACTAGCCTCTGGATCCATCATGAACCCTTCGGTCAAATTCACACCAATATCTTCTGGACGAATCAGTTTAAATAAATGTGTTTGATCATCTAAAACGGGGCAAGCCGGGTATCCAAAAGAATAGCGCTTTCCTCGATATTTCGCCTGAAAACGCTCCATCATGGTCATGTTAAACGCATCATCAAAACCCCACATATTTCGAATTTGAGAATGCAAAAATTCTGCATAGGCCTCGGCAGTTTCAAGTGCCAGTGCTTGAAGCGCATGACTCTTTAAATACTCGCCTTTTTGTTTAAGCTCTTCTGCCCACTCACGCACTCCCTCACCAGCTGTCACTACAAACATACAAATGTTATCAGGCTTTGGTGAGCCAAGAGGATTTACATAATCTGAAAGACAAAGTCCGTTGATTTTTGCTTGCCTTGGAAAATCAAATGTCACCAGTGGCTTGGGCGATTGTTTTGGTTCAGCCGGGGCCGTACGCAATCGAGCCGCTTCTTCATAAGAATAAATATGGAGATTATTGCCTTCACTTGCCGCTTCAAAAAACTGAAAAACAGCCTTGGGCTTAAACACACCTGAGCGACATCCTTCTTTGATGCTCTCGATAACTTCCATAAGTTGCAGAACTTTTTTACCTTCAGCATCAGCACTCAATGCTGCTTTATCATCTTGTTCAATAAGTTTACATAAAGAGCCTTTAACACCTAAATGCCGACCATAGAGCATTCGCGGATTCACAAAACTCCAAATGCGATTTAGTGGTGCATCTCGCAAAACATGACGATTAAAATCTGGAGGTTGTGGAATATCATCGACAGTATTTATAGCGCCCGAACGCACACGAGGCATTTCTTGTCGTTCAACTTTTTTAACTTCACCAG
This genomic window contains:
- a CDS encoding aconitate hydratase, translating into MEEKLSAAKKKLGKSALTYAEKILFSHLDNFDQEMVRGKSFVLLRPDRVAMQDATAQMALLQFMQSGRKQTAVPATVHCDHLIQARRGSSDDTKTALQTNSEVYDFLQSVCTKYGLGFWKPGAGIIHQVVLENYAFPGGLMIGTDSHTPNAGGLGMIAIGVGGSDAADVMAGLAWEVKMPKLIGIHLKGKLNGWTSPKDVILYLCGLLTTKGGTDQIVEYFGEGVSAISCTGKGTITNMGAELGATTSLFPFDKRMVDYLKITNRDKIADLANKYSQHLRADSEVEKSPEKYYDKVVEIDLSKLEPYVVGPHSPDVARPISKFKQEIKEKEYPDKLSAALIGSCTNSSYEDIGRVAHIAKQAFEHGVKMPQPFLVSPGSEQIHLTIKRDGQMKVLNDVGATVLANACGPCIGQWKRDDVKEGTKNSIISSFNRNFRGRNDSNPETLSFLASPDIVMALGLAGSLSFNPLTDELTTPHGNIKFTPPYADDLPAQGYATGDLGYLAPAENPDLVQVKVDSKSDRLQLLEPFKPWDGKDFVKLPILLKAKGKCTTDHISAAGPWLKFRGHLNNISDNMFLGATNAFTDEIGKATDSQTGAKSLPIPKVARNYKANGLRWVVIGDENYGEGSSREHAAMSPRFLSAAAVIVKSFARIHETNLKKQGLLALTFVNPIDYDKVLDGDKVSIVGLDKFAPGKNLDMVLSHANGSEEKISLKHSFSNEQIEWFKAGSALNLMNKRG